The Symphalangus syndactylus isolate Jambi chromosome 8, NHGRI_mSymSyn1-v2.1_pri, whole genome shotgun sequence genome includes a window with the following:
- the DES gene encoding desmin isoform X6, with protein sequence MSQAYSSSQRVSSYRRTFGGAPGFPLGSPLSSPVFPRAGFGSKGSSSSVTSRVYQVSRTSGGAGGLGSLRASRLGTTRAPSSYGAGELLDFSLADAVNQEFLTTRTNEKVELQELNDRFANYIEKVRFLEQQNAALAAEVNRLKGREPTRVAELYEEELRELRRQEQQVQVEMDMSKPDLTAALRDIRAQYETIAAKNISEAEEWYKSKVSDLTQAANKNNDALRQAKQEMMEYRHQIQSYTCEIDALKGTNDSLMRQMRELEDRFASEASGYQDNIARLEEEIRHLKDEMARHLREYQDLLNVKMALDVEIATYRKLLEGEESRINLPIQTYSALNFRETSPEQRGSEVHTKKTVMIKTIETRDGEVVSEATQQQHEVL encoded by the exons ATGAGCCAGGCCTACTCGTCCAGCCAGCGCGTGTCCTCCTACCGCCGCACCTTCGGCGGGGCCCCGGGCTTCCCGCTCGGCTCCCCGCTGAGCTCGCCCGTGTTCCCGCGGGCGGGTTTCGGCTCTAAGGGCTCCTCCAGCTCGGTGACGTCCCGCGTGTACCAGGTGTCGCGCACGTCGGGCGGGGCCGGGGGCCTGGGGTCGCTGCGGGCCAGCCGGCTGGGGACCACCCGCGCGCCCTCCTCCTACGGCGCGGGCGAGCTGCTGGACTTCTCACTGGCCGATGCCGTGAACCAGGAGTTTCTGACCACGCGCACCAACGAGAAGGTGGAGCTGCAGGAACTCAACGACCGCTTCGCCAACTACATCGAGAAGGTGCGCTTCCTGGAGCAGCAGAACGCGGCGCTCGCCGCCGAAGTGAACCGGCTCAAGGGCCGCGAGCCGACGCGAGTGGCCGAGCTCTACGAGGAGGAGCTGCGCGAGCTGCGGCGCCAG GAACAGCAGGTCCAGGTGGAGATGGATATGTCTAAGCCAGACCTCACTGCCGCCCTCAGGGACATCCGGGCTCAGTATGAGACCATCGCAGCTAAGAACATTTCTGAAGCTGAGGAGTGGTACAAGTCGAAG GTGTCAGACCTGACCCAGGCAGCCAACAAGAACAACGATGCCCTGCGCCAGGCCAAGCAGGAGATGATGGAATACCGACACCAGATCCAGTCCTACACCTGCGAGATTGACGCCCTCAAGGGCACT AACGATTCCCTGATGAGGCAGATGCGGGAACTGGAGGACCGATTTGCCAGTGAGGCCAGTGGCTACCAGGACAACATTGCGCGCCTGGAGGAGGAAATCCGGCACCTCAAGGATGAGATGGCCCGCCACCTGCGCGAGTACCAGGACCTGCTCAATGTGAAGATGGCCCTGGATGTGGAGATCGCCACCTACCGGAAGCtgctggagggagaggagagccG GATCAATCTCCCCATCCAGACCTACTCTGCCCTCAACTTCCGAG AAACCAGCCCTGAGCAAAGGGGTTCTGAGGTCCATACCAAGAAGACGGTGATGATCAAGACCATCGAGACACGGGATGGGGAG gtCGTCAGTGAGGCCACACAGCAGCAGCATGAAGTGCTCTAA
- the DES gene encoding desmin isoform X1, which translates to MSQAYSSSQRVSSYRRTFGGAPGFPLGSPLSSPVFPRAGFGSKGSSSSVTSRVYQVSRTSGGAGGLGSLRASRLGTTRAPSSYGAGELLDFSLADAVNQEFLTTRTNEKVELQELNDRFANYIEKVRFLEQQNAALAAEVNRLKGREPTRVAELYEEELRELRRQVEVLTNQRARVDVERDNLLDDLQRLKAKLQEEIQLKEEAENNLAAFRADVDAATLARIDLERRIESLNEEIAFLKKVHEEEIRELQAQLQEQQVQVEMDMSKPDLTAALRDIRAQYETIAAKNISEAEEWYKSKVSDLTQAANKNNDALRQAKQEMMEYRHQIQSYTCEIDALKGTNDSLMRQMRELEDRFASEASGYQDNIARLEEEIRHLKDEMARHLREYQDLLNVKMALDVEIATYRKLLEGEESRINLPIQTYSALNFRETSPEQRGSEVHTKKTVMIKTIETRDGEVVSEATQQQHEVL; encoded by the exons ATGAGCCAGGCCTACTCGTCCAGCCAGCGCGTGTCCTCCTACCGCCGCACCTTCGGCGGGGCCCCGGGCTTCCCGCTCGGCTCCCCGCTGAGCTCGCCCGTGTTCCCGCGGGCGGGTTTCGGCTCTAAGGGCTCCTCCAGCTCGGTGACGTCCCGCGTGTACCAGGTGTCGCGCACGTCGGGCGGGGCCGGGGGCCTGGGGTCGCTGCGGGCCAGCCGGCTGGGGACCACCCGCGCGCCCTCCTCCTACGGCGCGGGCGAGCTGCTGGACTTCTCACTGGCCGATGCCGTGAACCAGGAGTTTCTGACCACGCGCACCAACGAGAAGGTGGAGCTGCAGGAACTCAACGACCGCTTCGCCAACTACATCGAGAAGGTGCGCTTCCTGGAGCAGCAGAACGCGGCGCTCGCCGCCGAAGTGAACCGGCTCAAGGGCCGCGAGCCGACGCGAGTGGCCGAGCTCTACGAGGAGGAGCTGCGCGAGCTGCGGCGCCAGGTGGAGGTGCTCACTAACCAGCGCGCCCGCGTCGACGTCGAGCGCGACAACCTGCTCGACGATCTGCAGCGGCTCAAGGCCAA GCTGCAGGAGGAGATTCAGTTGAAAGAAGAAGCAGAGAACAATTTGGCTGCCTTCCGAGCA GACGTAGATGCAGCTACTCTAGCTCGCATTGACCTGGAGCGCAGAATTGAATCTCTCAACGAGGAGATCGCGTTCCTTAAGAAAGTGCATGAAGAG GAGATCCGTGAGTTGCAGGCTCAGCTTCAGGAACAGCAGGTCCAGGTGGAGATGGATATGTCTAAGCCAGACCTCACTGCCGCCCTCAGGGACATCCGGGCTCAGTATGAGACCATCGCAGCTAAGAACATTTCTGAAGCTGAGGAGTGGTACAAGTCGAAG GTGTCAGACCTGACCCAGGCAGCCAACAAGAACAACGATGCCCTGCGCCAGGCCAAGCAGGAGATGATGGAATACCGACACCAGATCCAGTCCTACACCTGCGAGATTGACGCCCTCAAGGGCACT AACGATTCCCTGATGAGGCAGATGCGGGAACTGGAGGACCGATTTGCCAGTGAGGCCAGTGGCTACCAGGACAACATTGCGCGCCTGGAGGAGGAAATCCGGCACCTCAAGGATGAGATGGCCCGCCACCTGCGCGAGTACCAGGACCTGCTCAATGTGAAGATGGCCCTGGATGTGGAGATCGCCACCTACCGGAAGCtgctggagggagaggagagccG GATCAATCTCCCCATCCAGACCTACTCTGCCCTCAACTTCCGAG AAACCAGCCCTGAGCAAAGGGGTTCTGAGGTCCATACCAAGAAGACGGTGATGATCAAGACCATCGAGACACGGGATGGGGAG gtCGTCAGTGAGGCCACACAGCAGCAGCATGAAGTGCTCTAA
- the DES gene encoding desmin isoform X3, which produces MSQAYSSSQRVSSYRRTFGGAPGFPLGSPLSSPVFPRAGFGSKGSSSSVTSRVYQVSRTSGGAGGLGSLRASRLGTTRAPSSYGAGELLDFSLADAVNQEFLTTRTNEKVELQELNDRFANYIEKVRFLEQQNAALAAEVNRLKGREPTRVAELYEEELRELRRQVEVLTNQRARVDVERDNLLDDLQRLKAKLQEEIQLKEEAENNLAAFRADVDAATLARIDLERRIESLNEEIAFLKKVHEEEIRELQAQLQEQQVQVEMDMSKPDLTAALRDIRAQYETIAAKNISEAEEWYKSKVSDLTQAANKNNDALRQAKQEMMEYRHQIQSYTCEIDALKGTNDSLMRQMRELEDRFASEASGYQDNIARLEEEIRHLKDEMARHLREYQDLLNVKMALDVEIATYRKLLEGEESRINLPIQTYSALNFRETSPEQRGSEVHTKKTVMIKTIETRDGEVLEVGAGD; this is translated from the exons ATGAGCCAGGCCTACTCGTCCAGCCAGCGCGTGTCCTCCTACCGCCGCACCTTCGGCGGGGCCCCGGGCTTCCCGCTCGGCTCCCCGCTGAGCTCGCCCGTGTTCCCGCGGGCGGGTTTCGGCTCTAAGGGCTCCTCCAGCTCGGTGACGTCCCGCGTGTACCAGGTGTCGCGCACGTCGGGCGGGGCCGGGGGCCTGGGGTCGCTGCGGGCCAGCCGGCTGGGGACCACCCGCGCGCCCTCCTCCTACGGCGCGGGCGAGCTGCTGGACTTCTCACTGGCCGATGCCGTGAACCAGGAGTTTCTGACCACGCGCACCAACGAGAAGGTGGAGCTGCAGGAACTCAACGACCGCTTCGCCAACTACATCGAGAAGGTGCGCTTCCTGGAGCAGCAGAACGCGGCGCTCGCCGCCGAAGTGAACCGGCTCAAGGGCCGCGAGCCGACGCGAGTGGCCGAGCTCTACGAGGAGGAGCTGCGCGAGCTGCGGCGCCAGGTGGAGGTGCTCACTAACCAGCGCGCCCGCGTCGACGTCGAGCGCGACAACCTGCTCGACGATCTGCAGCGGCTCAAGGCCAA GCTGCAGGAGGAGATTCAGTTGAAAGAAGAAGCAGAGAACAATTTGGCTGCCTTCCGAGCA GACGTAGATGCAGCTACTCTAGCTCGCATTGACCTGGAGCGCAGAATTGAATCTCTCAACGAGGAGATCGCGTTCCTTAAGAAAGTGCATGAAGAG GAGATCCGTGAGTTGCAGGCTCAGCTTCAGGAACAGCAGGTCCAGGTGGAGATGGATATGTCTAAGCCAGACCTCACTGCCGCCCTCAGGGACATCCGGGCTCAGTATGAGACCATCGCAGCTAAGAACATTTCTGAAGCTGAGGAGTGGTACAAGTCGAAG GTGTCAGACCTGACCCAGGCAGCCAACAAGAACAACGATGCCCTGCGCCAGGCCAAGCAGGAGATGATGGAATACCGACACCAGATCCAGTCCTACACCTGCGAGATTGACGCCCTCAAGGGCACT AACGATTCCCTGATGAGGCAGATGCGGGAACTGGAGGACCGATTTGCCAGTGAGGCCAGTGGCTACCAGGACAACATTGCGCGCCTGGAGGAGGAAATCCGGCACCTCAAGGATGAGATGGCCCGCCACCTGCGCGAGTACCAGGACCTGCTCAATGTGAAGATGGCCCTGGATGTGGAGATCGCCACCTACCGGAAGCtgctggagggagaggagagccG GATCAATCTCCCCATCCAGACCTACTCTGCCCTCAACTTCCGAG AAACCAGCCCTGAGCAAAGGGGTTCTGAGGTCCATACCAAGAAGACGGTGATGATCAAGACCATCGAGACACGGGATGGGGAG GTGCTGGAGGTGGGAGCAGGAGATtga
- the DES gene encoding desmin isoform X7: MSQAYSSSQRVSSYRRTFGGAPGFPLGSPLSSPVFPRAGFGSKGSSSSVTSRVYQVSRTSGGAGGLGSLRASRLGTTRAPSSYGAGELLDFSLADAVNQEFLTTRTNEKVELQELNDRFANYIEKVRFLEQQNAALAAEVNRLKGREPTRVAELYEEELRELRRQVEVLTNQRARVDVERDNLLDDLQRLKAKLQEEIQLKEEAENNLAAFRADVDAATLARIDLERRIESLNEEIAFLKKVHEEDLLNVKMALDVEIATYRKLLEGEESRINLPIQTYSALNFRETSPEQRGSEVHTKKTVMIKTIETRDGEVVSEATQQQHEVL, from the exons ATGAGCCAGGCCTACTCGTCCAGCCAGCGCGTGTCCTCCTACCGCCGCACCTTCGGCGGGGCCCCGGGCTTCCCGCTCGGCTCCCCGCTGAGCTCGCCCGTGTTCCCGCGGGCGGGTTTCGGCTCTAAGGGCTCCTCCAGCTCGGTGACGTCCCGCGTGTACCAGGTGTCGCGCACGTCGGGCGGGGCCGGGGGCCTGGGGTCGCTGCGGGCCAGCCGGCTGGGGACCACCCGCGCGCCCTCCTCCTACGGCGCGGGCGAGCTGCTGGACTTCTCACTGGCCGATGCCGTGAACCAGGAGTTTCTGACCACGCGCACCAACGAGAAGGTGGAGCTGCAGGAACTCAACGACCGCTTCGCCAACTACATCGAGAAGGTGCGCTTCCTGGAGCAGCAGAACGCGGCGCTCGCCGCCGAAGTGAACCGGCTCAAGGGCCGCGAGCCGACGCGAGTGGCCGAGCTCTACGAGGAGGAGCTGCGCGAGCTGCGGCGCCAGGTGGAGGTGCTCACTAACCAGCGCGCCCGCGTCGACGTCGAGCGCGACAACCTGCTCGACGATCTGCAGCGGCTCAAGGCCAA GCTGCAGGAGGAGATTCAGTTGAAAGAAGAAGCAGAGAACAATTTGGCTGCCTTCCGAGCA GACGTAGATGCAGCTACTCTAGCTCGCATTGACCTGGAGCGCAGAATTGAATCTCTCAACGAGGAGATCGCGTTCCTTAAGAAAGTGCATGAAGAG GACCTGCTCAATGTGAAGATGGCCCTGGATGTGGAGATCGCCACCTACCGGAAGCtgctggagggagaggagagccG GATCAATCTCCCCATCCAGACCTACTCTGCCCTCAACTTCCGAG AAACCAGCCCTGAGCAAAGGGGTTCTGAGGTCCATACCAAGAAGACGGTGATGATCAAGACCATCGAGACACGGGATGGGGAG gtCGTCAGTGAGGCCACACAGCAGCAGCATGAAGTGCTCTAA
- the DES gene encoding desmin isoform X2 gives MSQAYSSSQRVSSYRRTFGGAPGFPLGSPLSSPVFPRAGFGSKGSSSSVTSRVYQVSRTSGGAGGLGSLRASRLGTTRAPSSYGAGELLDFSLADAVNQEFLTTRTNEKVELQELNDRFANYIEKVRFLEQQNAALAAEVNRLKGREPTRVAELYEEELRELRRQVEVLTNQRARVDVERDNLLDDLQRLKAKLQEEIQLKEEAENNLAAFRDVDAATLARIDLERRIESLNEEIAFLKKVHEEEIRELQAQLQEQQVQVEMDMSKPDLTAALRDIRAQYETIAAKNISEAEEWYKSKVSDLTQAANKNNDALRQAKQEMMEYRHQIQSYTCEIDALKGTNDSLMRQMRELEDRFASEASGYQDNIARLEEEIRHLKDEMARHLREYQDLLNVKMALDVEIATYRKLLEGEESRINLPIQTYSALNFRETSPEQRGSEVHTKKTVMIKTIETRDGEVVSEATQQQHEVL, from the exons ATGAGCCAGGCCTACTCGTCCAGCCAGCGCGTGTCCTCCTACCGCCGCACCTTCGGCGGGGCCCCGGGCTTCCCGCTCGGCTCCCCGCTGAGCTCGCCCGTGTTCCCGCGGGCGGGTTTCGGCTCTAAGGGCTCCTCCAGCTCGGTGACGTCCCGCGTGTACCAGGTGTCGCGCACGTCGGGCGGGGCCGGGGGCCTGGGGTCGCTGCGGGCCAGCCGGCTGGGGACCACCCGCGCGCCCTCCTCCTACGGCGCGGGCGAGCTGCTGGACTTCTCACTGGCCGATGCCGTGAACCAGGAGTTTCTGACCACGCGCACCAACGAGAAGGTGGAGCTGCAGGAACTCAACGACCGCTTCGCCAACTACATCGAGAAGGTGCGCTTCCTGGAGCAGCAGAACGCGGCGCTCGCCGCCGAAGTGAACCGGCTCAAGGGCCGCGAGCCGACGCGAGTGGCCGAGCTCTACGAGGAGGAGCTGCGCGAGCTGCGGCGCCAGGTGGAGGTGCTCACTAACCAGCGCGCCCGCGTCGACGTCGAGCGCGACAACCTGCTCGACGATCTGCAGCGGCTCAAGGCCAA GCTGCAGGAGGAGATTCAGTTGAAAGAAGAAGCAGAGAACAATTTGGCTGCCTTCCGA GACGTAGATGCAGCTACTCTAGCTCGCATTGACCTGGAGCGCAGAATTGAATCTCTCAACGAGGAGATCGCGTTCCTTAAGAAAGTGCATGAAGAG GAGATCCGTGAGTTGCAGGCTCAGCTTCAGGAACAGCAGGTCCAGGTGGAGATGGATATGTCTAAGCCAGACCTCACTGCCGCCCTCAGGGACATCCGGGCTCAGTATGAGACCATCGCAGCTAAGAACATTTCTGAAGCTGAGGAGTGGTACAAGTCGAAG GTGTCAGACCTGACCCAGGCAGCCAACAAGAACAACGATGCCCTGCGCCAGGCCAAGCAGGAGATGATGGAATACCGACACCAGATCCAGTCCTACACCTGCGAGATTGACGCCCTCAAGGGCACT AACGATTCCCTGATGAGGCAGATGCGGGAACTGGAGGACCGATTTGCCAGTGAGGCCAGTGGCTACCAGGACAACATTGCGCGCCTGGAGGAGGAAATCCGGCACCTCAAGGATGAGATGGCCCGCCACCTGCGCGAGTACCAGGACCTGCTCAATGTGAAGATGGCCCTGGATGTGGAGATCGCCACCTACCGGAAGCtgctggagggagaggagagccG GATCAATCTCCCCATCCAGACCTACTCTGCCCTCAACTTCCGAG AAACCAGCCCTGAGCAAAGGGGTTCTGAGGTCCATACCAAGAAGACGGTGATGATCAAGACCATCGAGACACGGGATGGGGAG gtCGTCAGTGAGGCCACACAGCAGCAGCATGAAGTGCTCTAA
- the DES gene encoding desmin isoform X5, with protein sequence MSQAYSSSQRVSSYRRTFGGAPGFPLGSPLSSPVFPRAGFGSKGSSSSVTSRVYQVSRTSGGAGGLGSLRASRLGTTRAPSSYGAGELLDFSLADAVNQEFLTTRTNEKVELQELNDRFANYIEKVRFLEQQNAALAAEVNRLKGREPTRVAELYEEELRELRRQVEVLTNQRARVDVERDNLLDDLQRLKAKLQEEIQLKEEAENNLAAFRADVDAATLARIDLERRIESLNEEIAFLKKVHEEEIRELQAQLQEQQVQVEMDMSKPDLTAALRDIRAQYETIAAKNISEAEEWYKSKVSDLTQAANKNNDALRQAKQEMMEYRHQIQSYTCEIDALKGTDNIARLEEEIRHLKDEMARHLREYQDLLNVKMALDVEIATYRKLLEGEESRINLPIQTYSALNFRETSPEQRGSEVHTKKTVMIKTIETRDGEVVSEATQQQHEVL encoded by the exons ATGAGCCAGGCCTACTCGTCCAGCCAGCGCGTGTCCTCCTACCGCCGCACCTTCGGCGGGGCCCCGGGCTTCCCGCTCGGCTCCCCGCTGAGCTCGCCCGTGTTCCCGCGGGCGGGTTTCGGCTCTAAGGGCTCCTCCAGCTCGGTGACGTCCCGCGTGTACCAGGTGTCGCGCACGTCGGGCGGGGCCGGGGGCCTGGGGTCGCTGCGGGCCAGCCGGCTGGGGACCACCCGCGCGCCCTCCTCCTACGGCGCGGGCGAGCTGCTGGACTTCTCACTGGCCGATGCCGTGAACCAGGAGTTTCTGACCACGCGCACCAACGAGAAGGTGGAGCTGCAGGAACTCAACGACCGCTTCGCCAACTACATCGAGAAGGTGCGCTTCCTGGAGCAGCAGAACGCGGCGCTCGCCGCCGAAGTGAACCGGCTCAAGGGCCGCGAGCCGACGCGAGTGGCCGAGCTCTACGAGGAGGAGCTGCGCGAGCTGCGGCGCCAGGTGGAGGTGCTCACTAACCAGCGCGCCCGCGTCGACGTCGAGCGCGACAACCTGCTCGACGATCTGCAGCGGCTCAAGGCCAA GCTGCAGGAGGAGATTCAGTTGAAAGAAGAAGCAGAGAACAATTTGGCTGCCTTCCGAGCA GACGTAGATGCAGCTACTCTAGCTCGCATTGACCTGGAGCGCAGAATTGAATCTCTCAACGAGGAGATCGCGTTCCTTAAGAAAGTGCATGAAGAG GAGATCCGTGAGTTGCAGGCTCAGCTTCAGGAACAGCAGGTCCAGGTGGAGATGGATATGTCTAAGCCAGACCTCACTGCCGCCCTCAGGGACATCCGGGCTCAGTATGAGACCATCGCAGCTAAGAACATTTCTGAAGCTGAGGAGTGGTACAAGTCGAAG GTGTCAGACCTGACCCAGGCAGCCAACAAGAACAACGATGCCCTGCGCCAGGCCAAGCAGGAGATGATGGAATACCGACACCAGATCCAGTCCTACACCTGCGAGATTGACGCCCTCAAGGGCACT GACAACATTGCGCGCCTGGAGGAGGAAATCCGGCACCTCAAGGATGAGATGGCCCGCCACCTGCGCGAGTACCAGGACCTGCTCAATGTGAAGATGGCCCTGGATGTGGAGATCGCCACCTACCGGAAGCtgctggagggagaggagagccG GATCAATCTCCCCATCCAGACCTACTCTGCCCTCAACTTCCGAG AAACCAGCCCTGAGCAAAGGGGTTCTGAGGTCCATACCAAGAAGACGGTGATGATCAAGACCATCGAGACACGGGATGGGGAG gtCGTCAGTGAGGCCACACAGCAGCAGCATGAAGTGCTCTAA
- the DES gene encoding desmin isoform X4: MSQAYSSSQRVSSYRRTFGGAPGFPLGSPLSSPVFPRAGFGSKGSSSSVTSRVYQVSRTSGGAGGLGSLRASRLGTTRAPSSYGAGELLDFSLADAVNQEFLTTRTNEKVELQELNDRFANYIEKVRFLEQQNAALAAEVNRLKGREPTRVAELYEEELRELRRQVEVLTNQRARVDVERDNLLDDLQRLKAKLQEEIQLKEEAENNLAAFRADVDAATLARIDLERRIESLNEEIAFLKKVHEEEIRELQAQLQEQQVQVEMDMSKPDLTAALRDIRAQYETIAAKNISEAEEWYKSKVSDLTQAANKNNDALRQAKQEMMEYRHQIQSYTCEIDALKGTMRELEDRFASEASGYQDNIARLEEEIRHLKDEMARHLREYQDLLNVKMALDVEIATYRKLLEGEESRINLPIQTYSALNFRETSPEQRGSEVHTKKTVMIKTIETRDGEVVSEATQQQHEVL, from the exons ATGAGCCAGGCCTACTCGTCCAGCCAGCGCGTGTCCTCCTACCGCCGCACCTTCGGCGGGGCCCCGGGCTTCCCGCTCGGCTCCCCGCTGAGCTCGCCCGTGTTCCCGCGGGCGGGTTTCGGCTCTAAGGGCTCCTCCAGCTCGGTGACGTCCCGCGTGTACCAGGTGTCGCGCACGTCGGGCGGGGCCGGGGGCCTGGGGTCGCTGCGGGCCAGCCGGCTGGGGACCACCCGCGCGCCCTCCTCCTACGGCGCGGGCGAGCTGCTGGACTTCTCACTGGCCGATGCCGTGAACCAGGAGTTTCTGACCACGCGCACCAACGAGAAGGTGGAGCTGCAGGAACTCAACGACCGCTTCGCCAACTACATCGAGAAGGTGCGCTTCCTGGAGCAGCAGAACGCGGCGCTCGCCGCCGAAGTGAACCGGCTCAAGGGCCGCGAGCCGACGCGAGTGGCCGAGCTCTACGAGGAGGAGCTGCGCGAGCTGCGGCGCCAGGTGGAGGTGCTCACTAACCAGCGCGCCCGCGTCGACGTCGAGCGCGACAACCTGCTCGACGATCTGCAGCGGCTCAAGGCCAA GCTGCAGGAGGAGATTCAGTTGAAAGAAGAAGCAGAGAACAATTTGGCTGCCTTCCGAGCA GACGTAGATGCAGCTACTCTAGCTCGCATTGACCTGGAGCGCAGAATTGAATCTCTCAACGAGGAGATCGCGTTCCTTAAGAAAGTGCATGAAGAG GAGATCCGTGAGTTGCAGGCTCAGCTTCAGGAACAGCAGGTCCAGGTGGAGATGGATATGTCTAAGCCAGACCTCACTGCCGCCCTCAGGGACATCCGGGCTCAGTATGAGACCATCGCAGCTAAGAACATTTCTGAAGCTGAGGAGTGGTACAAGTCGAAG GTGTCAGACCTGACCCAGGCAGCCAACAAGAACAACGATGCCCTGCGCCAGGCCAAGCAGGAGATGATGGAATACCGACACCAGATCCAGTCCTACACCTGCGAGATTGACGCCCTCAAGGGCACT ATGCGGGAACTGGAGGACCGATTTGCCAGTGAGGCCAGTGGCTACCAGGACAACATTGCGCGCCTGGAGGAGGAAATCCGGCACCTCAAGGATGAGATGGCCCGCCACCTGCGCGAGTACCAGGACCTGCTCAATGTGAAGATGGCCCTGGATGTGGAGATCGCCACCTACCGGAAGCtgctggagggagaggagagccG GATCAATCTCCCCATCCAGACCTACTCTGCCCTCAACTTCCGAG AAACCAGCCCTGAGCAAAGGGGTTCTGAGGTCCATACCAAGAAGACGGTGATGATCAAGACCATCGAGACACGGGATGGGGAG gtCGTCAGTGAGGCCACACAGCAGCAGCATGAAGTGCTCTAA